In Pedobacter sp. W3I1, one DNA window encodes the following:
- a CDS encoding heavy-metal-associated domain-containing protein → MKAIKIFSIIMLFFVVNVSAQQISSADLQVTGLTCSMCSNATQKSLETLSFISSVKPDLNKNIFVLTFKKDANINLDLVRKKVQDAGFSVGGLTANFNFNQVKIDDKGQAVVDGNVYRFVNAKSKTLNGTVKASIVDKNFISGSAFKKQATTANSDAYASGTGVVNGKKTRIYHLVLS, encoded by the coding sequence ATGAAAGCAATAAAAATATTCAGCATTATTATGCTGTTCTTCGTCGTTAATGTTTCGGCACAACAAATATCTTCAGCAGATTTACAGGTAACAGGTTTAACCTGCTCTATGTGTTCCAATGCAACACAAAAGTCGTTAGAAACCCTAAGTTTTATCAGTAGTGTAAAACCCGATTTAAACAAAAACATCTTTGTTTTAACTTTTAAAAAAGATGCCAATATCAATCTTGATCTGGTTCGAAAAAAAGTCCAGGATGCTGGTTTTTCAGTTGGTGGCTTAACCGCAAACTTCAATTTTAACCAGGTAAAAATAGACGATAAAGGTCAGGCAGTTGTTGATGGCAATGTGTACCGTTTTGTAAATGCTAAAAGCAAAACACTTAATGGAACTGTAAAAGCCAGTATAGTGGACAAAAATTTCATCTCAGGTTCAGCATTTAAAAAGCAGGCCACAACTGCTAATTCTGATGCTTATGCGAGTGGCACTGGTGTCGTTAACGGAAAAAAAACGCGTATTTACCACTTAGTTCTTTCTTAA
- a CDS encoding DUF3347 domain-containing protein yields MKKILGTIAIITIATTAFTYAQSKTDVALNQVLTAYYDVKNALATDKKDLAIEKVKVLSAKVNAVNHKDLPADQHKVFMEQAGIIKSKAAQLVGSNDIKTQRKAFEGISYAMIKTLKSLKFNSQTVYVQHCPMAKASWLNEKENIENPYYGSMMFDCGDVAETIKSK; encoded by the coding sequence ATGAAAAAAATATTGGGAACAATTGCCATCATAACTATCGCAACAACAGCTTTCACTTATGCACAAAGCAAAACAGATGTAGCCTTAAATCAGGTATTAACCGCTTATTACGATGTAAAAAATGCCTTAGCCACTGATAAAAAAGACTTAGCTATCGAAAAAGTAAAGGTTTTATCGGCAAAAGTAAATGCGGTTAACCATAAAGATCTACCTGCTGATCAGCATAAGGTATTTATGGAACAAGCGGGCATCATTAAAAGTAAAGCCGCTCAACTTGTGGGTTCGAATGATATTAAAACACAGCGAAAAGCTTTCGAAGGTATTTCTTATGCCATGATCAAAACTTTAAAGAGTTTAAAATTTAATAGCCAAACGGTTTATGTTCAACATTGCCCAATGGCTAAGGCAAGCTGGTTAAACGAAAAGGAAAACATCGAAAATCCATATTATGGAAGTATGATGTTCGATTGCGGGGATGTTGCTGAAACTATAAAATCAAAATAA
- a CDS encoding peptidylprolyl isomerase, which yields MKKILLFLCTFSILSAFAAKPKNQYVRIKTEFGECIVKLYNQTPLHRDNFLKLTKKGYYNGVLFHRVIKDFMIQGGDPDSKNARPDSLLGEGGPKYTIPAEFNDSLFHKKGVLAAAREGDEVNPAKVSSGSQFYLVQGKVFTDQQLDNVEEKRLKFKIPEWQREVYKTIGGTPHLDRNYTVYGEIVVGLDMVDKIAVLVTDKNNRPKQDVKMEVTILKRRAAKKLEKQLLQASLKDKMVMGF from the coding sequence ATGAAGAAAATATTATTATTTCTCTGTACTTTTTCGATACTTTCAGCCTTTGCGGCAAAGCCTAAAAACCAATATGTACGCATTAAAACCGAATTTGGAGAATGTATTGTTAAGCTATATAATCAAACGCCTTTACATCGCGATAACTTTTTGAAATTGACTAAAAAAGGCTATTATAATGGTGTTTTATTTCATCGGGTGATCAAAGATTTTATGATCCAGGGTGGTGATCCGGATTCTAAAAATGCCAGGCCAGACTCCCTGTTAGGCGAGGGTGGACCAAAATACACCATCCCTGCTGAATTTAATGATAGCCTGTTTCATAAAAAAGGCGTTTTGGCTGCGGCCAGGGAAGGTGATGAGGTTAATCCGGCCAAAGTCTCAAGTGGGAGCCAGTTTTACCTGGTTCAGGGAAAAGTTTTTACCGACCAGCAACTGGATAATGTAGAGGAAAAACGCCTGAAATTCAAAATCCCTGAGTGGCAGCGTGAAGTATATAAAACGATAGGCGGTACGCCTCATTTAGATAGAAATTACACTGTTTATGGTGAAATTGTGGTTGGCTTGGACATGGTGGATAAAATAGCCGTTCTGGTAACTGATAAAAATAACCGCCCAAAGCAAGATGTGAAAATGGAAGTTACGATTTTGAAAAGAAGAGCGGCGAAAAAGTTAGAGAAACAATTGCTGCAGGCTTCTTTGAAAGATAAAATGGTTATGGGTTTCTAA